Proteins encoded in a region of the Polynucleobacter antarcticus genome:
- a CDS encoding glycosyltransferase family 2 protein → MASSTPRKEMKISVIVATYNRVDALNFVLQSLEAQTDHDFEVVIADDGSRADTKEFIDTFKSVSKLTIKHVWHEDLGFRLSLIRNLASAQALGEYLIFLDGDCIVQPDFVSQHRKLSKKGYLITGSRALLNAVLTKELLSWSSWDFKRFMASLLRYRLSGGINKFWPLTIKLGDGSWRNYKKFVWRRIKGCNMACWKVDALAIGGFDETMTGWGHEDADFVFRLQNMGLIRKSGSWSTEVLHLYHSINDQSNAAENARRVREKILAKAK, encoded by the coding sequence ATGGCTTCTTCAACGCCAAGAAAAGAAATGAAGATCAGCGTTATTGTTGCTACCTACAACAGAGTTGATGCCCTCAATTTCGTATTGCAGTCTCTAGAGGCTCAAACAGATCATGATTTCGAAGTGGTGATTGCTGATGATGGATCAAGGGCAGACACCAAAGAGTTTATTGATACCTTTAAAAGTGTATCTAAGCTAACCATCAAGCATGTTTGGCATGAGGATCTTGGCTTTCGCCTATCACTAATCCGAAATCTTGCGAGCGCCCAGGCCTTAGGAGAATATTTAATATTTCTGGATGGCGACTGTATTGTGCAGCCTGATTTTGTCAGTCAGCATAGAAAATTATCAAAAAAAGGGTATTTGATTACAGGCAGTAGAGCCTTATTAAATGCGGTGCTCACCAAAGAGCTACTCTCTTGGTCGAGCTGGGACTTTAAGCGTTTCATGGCGAGCCTGCTGCGTTATCGCCTTAGCGGCGGTATCAACAAATTCTGGCCGCTGACTATCAAGTTAGGTGATGGATCATGGCGAAATTACAAAAAATTTGTATGGCGCCGTATTAAGGGTTGCAATATGGCATGCTGGAAGGTGGATGCATTAGCGATTGGTGGTTTTGATGAAACCATGACAGGCTGGGGGCATGAGGATGCAGATTTTGTTTTTAGACTTCAAAACATGGGTTTGATTCGTAAGTCTGGCTCTTGGTCCACCGAGGTCTTACACCTTTATCACTCTATCAATGATCAGTCCAATGCTGCAGAAAATGCCCGGCGGGTACGTGAAAAAATTCTGGCTAAAGCCAAATAA
- the gluQRS gene encoding tRNA glutamyl-Q(34) synthetase GluQRS, whose protein sequence is MPNLKNPSSPAKGYRGRFAPSPTGPLHAGSLVAALGSWLDAKKQRGQWLLRIEDLDTPRCIPGADQEIMRQLLACGLSWDEEPSWQSERKEGYQEALECLNERSLVYSCICSRQSITSTLEADGLITPRNQEIVYPGTCRPKAIQPQQAIQDPSIKVAYRLALPPNQSIKFEDLALGTQKQNLNTEVGDFVLRRRDGLFTYQLALVVDDALQGITHVVRGQDLLSNTARQIHLQQALEYSVPEYLHLPLVLDEHGEKLSKQTLAVAVHTEDASQSLTALRQAAIHLGLLDLPDSQHISIAEWLLAATHAWNRKTIFS, encoded by the coding sequence GTGCCGAACTTAAAAAACCCTTCCTCCCCAGCCAAGGGCTATCGCGGGCGATTTGCCCCCTCACCTACTGGACCCCTCCATGCGGGATCCCTAGTTGCCGCCTTAGGAAGCTGGTTGGATGCCAAAAAACAAAGGGGTCAATGGCTGCTCAGAATCGAGGATCTGGATACCCCCAGATGCATTCCCGGGGCAGATCAAGAAATCATGCGCCAGCTGCTTGCTTGCGGCCTATCTTGGGACGAGGAGCCCAGTTGGCAATCTGAGCGTAAGGAGGGCTATCAAGAGGCTCTAGAATGCTTAAATGAGCGCAGCCTGGTGTATTCCTGCATATGTTCTCGTCAAAGCATTACCAGCACTCTGGAAGCTGATGGGCTCATTACTCCCCGCAATCAAGAAATAGTCTACCCAGGCACCTGTCGCCCTAAGGCTATCCAACCCCAACAAGCAATACAAGATCCATCGATCAAAGTCGCCTACAGATTGGCCTTGCCTCCAAACCAATCTATTAAATTTGAGGATTTAGCTTTGGGAACACAAAAGCAAAATCTCAATACCGAGGTTGGGGATTTTGTTTTGCGCAGACGGGATGGCCTATTCACTTACCAACTGGCTTTGGTTGTGGATGATGCTCTGCAAGGTATTACCCACGTTGTGCGTGGCCAAGATTTGCTGAGCAATACAGCACGACAAATTCATTTACAGCAGGCGCTTGAATATTCAGTGCCTGAATATCTACATTTACCGCTGGTACTGGATGAGCATGGTGAAAAACTGAGTAAGCAAACTTTAGCAGTAGCGGTTCATACCGAGGATGCAAGTCAATCCTTAACAGCATTACGTCAAGCGGCGATCCACTTAGGTTTACTTGACTTGCCAGATAGCCAGCACATTTCCATTGCTGAGTGGCTTTTAGCGGCCACTCACGCTTGGAATAGAAAAACTATTTTTTCTTAA
- a CDS encoding GntR family transcriptional regulator, which produces MLTTQNHTQNLHEATFQKLRALLVEGAITPGSKLNERELAEQLEVSRTPIREAIRRLAADGLVELITNRGAIAVQLSREDILHTFDVIANLEAYSGELAAQNISDQALIELEALQYEMMASYARRDLSSYYRLNLQIHKAINQAANNPVLSQLFTQVNARIEALRFRSNQDGVKWEKAVEEHQEMLDALKARDVARIRKVMMQHVMNKRNVVVQLLDSETLTKSAA; this is translated from the coding sequence GTGCTTACAACGCAAAATCATACCCAAAACCTGCATGAAGCAACCTTTCAGAAGTTGAGAGCCCTACTAGTGGAAGGTGCCATCACTCCTGGCAGCAAACTCAATGAGCGGGAACTGGCAGAACAACTAGAGGTATCTCGCACTCCTATTCGAGAGGCGATTCGTCGTCTGGCTGCGGATGGCCTAGTAGAGCTCATCACCAATCGTGGTGCCATTGCAGTACAACTAAGTAGAGAAGACATTCTTCACACTTTTGATGTGATTGCAAATTTAGAGGCTTACTCAGGAGAGTTGGCTGCACAGAATATTAGTGATCAAGCACTGATTGAATTAGAGGCCCTTCAGTATGAAATGATGGCATCGTATGCCCGCAGGGACTTATCTAGCTATTACCGCTTAAATCTGCAAATTCATAAGGCCATTAACCAAGCCGCGAATAATCCCGTATTGAGTCAACTCTTTACGCAAGTGAATGCACGTATTGAAGCGCTCCGCTTTCGATCTAATCAAGATGGTGTGAAGTGGGAGAAGGCCGTTGAAGAGCATCAAGAAATGCTCGATGCTTTAAAGGCGCGCGATGTAGCACGGATACGAAAAGTCATGATGCAGCACGTAATGAATAAGCGCAACGTGGTCGTCCAATTACTTGATTCAGAAACTTTAACGAAATCCGCCGCATGA
- the dnaE gene encoding DNA polymerase III subunit alpha: MPLPRFVHLRVHSEFSITDGIVRIDDAVATAEKDGMGALALTDLSNLFGLVRFYTAARAGGIKPIAGADVWVSNPQDPDQPHRLLLLVQNHSGYLNLCQLLSKASLDNQSRGRAEVDPKWFKEPASKAEDKAAKKTLADGLIALSGGRWGDVGTALLAGQEDQAKEAAKRWATLFPNAFFMEIQRGGHPQDEKHLQLACHLASELDLPVVATHPVQFMKKSDFIAHEARVCIAEGELLGNPRRPKKFNDEQYFLSQEEMEKRFVDLPVALANSVEIAKRCNLSLVLGQPRLPDFPTPPGITLDDYLLQQSEIGLKRHMARNFPDPEIRAKEQARYQERLVFEVKTIGQMGFPGYFLIVADFINWAKNNGVPVGPGRGSGAGSLVAYSLGITDLDPLRYNLLFERFLNPERVSMPDFDIDFCQQGRDRVIQYVKDKYGKDAVSQIVTFGTMAARAAIRDVGRVLEQGYNFVDGIAKLIPNKPGQYMTIEMAKKEEKQLAEREKNEDEVRQLLSLAQQLEGMTRNVGMHAGGVLIAPGRLTDFCPLYTQEAKDSKDQNSNSVISQFDKDDVEAIGLVKFDFLGLTTLTILAAAEKWIKILHTDRKDWNIGEIALDDQKAFEVLKNANTVAVFQLESRGMQGMLRDAKPDRFEDIIALVALYRPGPMDLIPDFIERKHGRQKVEYPDPRIEPVLQETYGIMVYQEQVMQMAQLIGGYSLGGADMLRRAMGKKKPEEMAQHRKIFSDGAKLGGITEYKANEIYDLMERFAGYGFNKSHAAAYALLAYQTAWLKAYYPAEFMAANLSLAMDDTDKVKILYDDCLANGIRVFSPDINTGVYVFTPLRAPNAPLDAPLSHIRYGLGAVRGTGEAAIEVIIKARESGGPFKDLFDFCARVDRRQVNRRAIEALMRAGAFDSLYKDAMPAGGNLYDIRATLLASLARAIEAAEQAEASINQVSLFEAAGEADLHLPELVREPAWSEKKRLQEEKSALGLCLSGHMFDAYREETAHFIRQPLVKVTEGKDQLIAGIITSARMLTGQRGRMMIATIDDGTTALEITLYGEVYEPNRSWLKEDELLVAKVNVTPDKFSGGMRIISEAVMDITGARMRFARNLHLSIDSAIDLRSLRSQLSPYLMSARVRDPKLGPALSTMSGGNEGMKGLMLTAAVTTSGGACLMQFPEDLRIYPDDACLHSLNQILAAKQSNVVQVQYL; the protein is encoded by the coding sequence ATGCCTTTACCCCGTTTTGTTCATCTGCGCGTCCATTCCGAGTTTTCTATCACGGATGGCATTGTACGTATTGACGATGCAGTTGCCACAGCTGAAAAAGATGGCATGGGCGCCTTAGCCCTGACCGACTTAAGTAATTTATTTGGTTTAGTACGTTTTTATACTGCAGCGCGTGCTGGTGGAATAAAACCCATTGCTGGCGCTGATGTGTGGGTTAGTAATCCGCAAGACCCTGATCAACCTCATCGTTTACTGCTGCTGGTACAAAATCATTCCGGCTATCTCAATCTGTGTCAGTTACTCAGCAAAGCCTCTTTAGATAATCAGTCTCGTGGTCGGGCTGAGGTCGACCCGAAGTGGTTCAAAGAGCCTGCATCCAAAGCAGAAGATAAGGCGGCGAAGAAAACTCTTGCCGATGGTTTAATTGCCCTGTCTGGTGGGCGCTGGGGTGATGTTGGTACGGCACTCTTGGCTGGCCAAGAAGATCAAGCGAAAGAGGCTGCTAAGCGCTGGGCTACATTATTCCCTAATGCATTTTTTATGGAGATTCAGCGCGGTGGTCACCCACAAGACGAAAAACACTTACAACTGGCGTGTCATCTCGCCAGTGAACTCGATCTGCCGGTAGTCGCAACCCATCCCGTGCAGTTCATGAAAAAGAGTGATTTCATAGCCCATGAAGCGCGGGTGTGTATCGCTGAAGGTGAACTCTTAGGTAACCCACGTCGTCCCAAGAAATTTAATGATGAGCAATATTTTCTCTCTCAAGAGGAGATGGAAAAACGCTTTGTTGATTTACCAGTAGCCCTTGCTAATTCGGTAGAGATTGCCAAGCGTTGTAATCTCTCCTTGGTTTTGGGTCAGCCACGCCTCCCGGATTTTCCGACACCACCGGGCATTACTTTGGATGATTATTTATTACAGCAATCTGAAATTGGGCTAAAGCGTCATATGGCGCGCAACTTTCCTGATCCTGAAATACGCGCCAAAGAACAAGCGCGCTATCAAGAGCGTCTCGTATTTGAGGTGAAAACTATCGGGCAAATGGGTTTCCCAGGCTATTTTCTGATCGTGGCAGACTTTATTAACTGGGCGAAAAATAATGGCGTGCCAGTAGGTCCGGGCCGTGGTTCTGGTGCAGGATCGCTGGTGGCGTATTCATTAGGGATTACGGATCTAGATCCCCTGCGTTACAACTTGCTGTTTGAACGTTTCTTGAATCCTGAACGGGTATCCATGCCTGACTTCGATATTGACTTTTGTCAGCAGGGGCGTGATCGCGTGATTCAGTATGTAAAGGATAAGTACGGTAAGGATGCGGTCAGTCAGATTGTGACTTTTGGAACCATGGCAGCTAGAGCGGCCATTCGGGATGTAGGCCGTGTGCTGGAGCAGGGATATAACTTCGTTGATGGAATTGCTAAATTAATTCCGAATAAGCCTGGTCAATATATGACTATTGAAATGGCGAAGAAAGAAGAAAAGCAATTAGCTGAGCGGGAGAAAAATGAAGACGAGGTGCGCCAACTCTTATCCTTGGCGCAGCAGTTAGAGGGTATGACCCGTAATGTGGGGATGCATGCCGGTGGTGTGCTCATTGCCCCTGGCCGTTTAACGGATTTTTGTCCGCTATATACCCAAGAAGCAAAAGACTCTAAAGATCAAAATAGTAATTCAGTCATTAGTCAATTTGATAAGGATGACGTTGAAGCAATTGGCCTGGTCAAGTTTGACTTTTTAGGATTAACAACCCTGACCATTCTGGCCGCTGCGGAGAAGTGGATTAAAATCTTACATACCGATCGCAAGGATTGGAACATCGGTGAAATTGCACTCGATGATCAAAAAGCATTCGAAGTACTCAAGAACGCCAATACGGTCGCCGTTTTTCAGCTAGAGAGTCGCGGCATGCAAGGTATGTTGCGTGATGCTAAGCCAGATCGATTTGAAGATATTATTGCTCTGGTAGCGCTTTACCGACCAGGCCCCATGGATTTGATACCAGACTTTATTGAGCGTAAGCATGGTCGTCAAAAGGTAGAGTACCCCGATCCTCGTATCGAACCTGTTCTTCAAGAAACCTACGGCATCATGGTGTACCAAGAGCAGGTGATGCAGATGGCGCAGCTGATTGGTGGTTATTCATTGGGTGGCGCAGATATGCTGCGTCGTGCAATGGGCAAGAAAAAACCAGAAGAAATGGCACAACATCGTAAGATTTTTAGTGATGGCGCCAAACTGGGCGGTATTACTGAATATAAAGCCAACGAAATCTATGACTTGATGGAGCGCTTTGCAGGCTATGGCTTTAACAAGTCTCATGCAGCCGCCTATGCACTCTTAGCCTATCAAACAGCTTGGCTAAAAGCTTATTACCCTGCTGAATTTATGGCGGCCAACTTATCGCTTGCAATGGATGACACCGATAAGGTGAAGATTCTGTATGACGATTGCTTGGCTAATGGAATTCGGGTGTTCTCGCCTGATATTAATACGGGCGTATATGTATTCACACCATTGCGCGCGCCCAATGCGCCACTAGATGCACCACTGAGTCATATTCGTTACGGTTTGGGTGCCGTAAGGGGCACAGGTGAAGCTGCTATTGAAGTGATCATCAAAGCGCGTGAGTCGGGCGGCCCATTTAAAGACCTATTTGATTTTTGCGCACGGGTTGATCGTAGGCAAGTCAATCGTCGCGCTATCGAAGCATTAATGCGTGCTGGTGCGTTTGACAGTCTGTATAAAGACGCCATGCCTGCTGGCGGAAATCTTTATGATATTCGTGCGACTTTATTAGCTTCTCTGGCACGGGCAATTGAGGCTGCTGAGCAAGCAGAAGCCTCCATTAATCAAGTGAGCTTATTTGAGGCAGCAGGCGAGGCAGACCTGCACTTACCAGAATTGGTTCGTGAACCTGCATGGTCAGAGAAGAAGCGTTTGCAAGAAGAAAAATCTGCCTTAGGTCTTTGTCTCAGCGGCCATATGTTTGATGCTTATCGCGAAGAGACGGCCCACTTTATTCGGCAACCGCTTGTAAAAGTGACGGAAGGCAAAGACCAGCTGATCGCAGGCATTATTACCTCCGCACGTATGCTCACAGGGCAACGTGGTCGCATGATGATTGCCACGATTGATGATGGCACTACCGCTCTAGAAATCACCTTATACGGTGAGGTGTACGAACCCAATCGCTCCTGGCTTAAGGAGGATGAACTATTAGTGGCTAAAGTAAATGTGACACCAGATAAATTTTCGGGTGGGATGCGGATTATTTCAGAGGCGGTGATGGATATCACAGGGGCGCGTATGCGCTTTGCACGTAATCTCCACCTCAGTATTGATTCTGCGATTGATTTGAGATCTTTGCGAAGCCAATTAAGCCCCTATTTAATGAGTGCTCGAGTACGCGATCCTAAATTAGGCCCTGCACTTAGTACGATGTCGGGGGGTAATGAAGGAATGAAGGGCCTCATGCTGACTGCTGCCGTCACTACTAGCGGAGGGGCTTGTCTCATGCAGTTTCCAGAGGATCTGCGAATCTATCCGGATGATGCTTGCTTACATAGCCTTAATCAAATCTTAGCTGCTAAGCAATCGAACGTAGTACAAGTTCAGTATTTATAA
- a CDS encoding glycosyltransferase family 9 protein, which produces MSSFSSYKPKKVLFIATRQIGDVLVTTPLISKARELWPEAEFHFMGYRGKLDMLKGNQDIAKIIETSDRPSFGEYLTLFFRLFQRYDLAFITQPSDRAYFYGSVAANKRVGVLGGHPQGLTELDRAKKSKSDKQNAWKKAICLHTVAVDYFHQHVITEKIRLLEAFCKTTADLFSKPISVTPPNGEAITPSIASKLQTTYVVVHPGPLTAYKRWPLAYWQTLITWMVAQGWQVVLSASPAKQDLQLNQDILSLLDDTTRKNVIDTAGQLTIPQAGTLIRTALAYVGVDTSITHLAAACNTPTIALFGPTPPSNFGPWPNGFIGEQPYQLKARSQTVGNITILQGPGECVPCRKAGCDDHVNSHSECLDQLEPTQVIEALQRITQK; this is translated from the coding sequence ATGAGCTCATTTTCAAGCTACAAACCTAAAAAGGTCTTGTTCATTGCGACCCGCCAAATTGGTGACGTCTTGGTGACTACCCCTTTAATTTCTAAAGCCCGTGAACTTTGGCCTGAGGCTGAGTTTCATTTTATGGGTTACCGCGGCAAGCTTGATATGCTCAAAGGCAATCAAGATATTGCCAAGATTATTGAAACTTCAGATCGCCCAAGTTTTGGAGAGTACCTTACTTTATTTTTCCGCCTTTTCCAACGCTATGATCTAGCCTTCATCACGCAGCCCAGTGATCGCGCCTATTTTTATGGCTCTGTAGCAGCTAATAAAAGAGTAGGCGTGCTTGGCGGTCACCCTCAAGGCCTTACTGAACTGGATCGAGCTAAAAAAAGTAAAAGTGACAAACAAAATGCTTGGAAGAAAGCGATCTGCTTGCATACCGTAGCAGTGGATTACTTTCATCAACATGTCATCACTGAAAAGATTCGCCTACTTGAAGCATTTTGCAAAACAACGGCAGATCTATTTAGCAAGCCCATCTCTGTCACTCCACCAAACGGGGAAGCCATCACCCCCAGTATTGCCAGTAAGCTACAGACGACCTATGTCGTAGTGCATCCAGGTCCATTAACTGCCTATAAGCGCTGGCCACTTGCCTACTGGCAAACCTTAATTACTTGGATGGTTGCCCAAGGTTGGCAAGTTGTTCTCAGTGCATCACCAGCAAAACAAGATTTGCAACTCAATCAAGACATTCTCTCTTTGCTTGACGATACAACCAGAAAAAATGTAATCGATACTGCCGGTCAATTAACTATTCCACAGGCAGGTACACTCATACGGACTGCGCTAGCTTATGTAGGCGTTGATACTTCCATTACCCACTTAGCAGCAGCCTGTAATACCCCAACCATCGCCTTATTTGGACCAACACCACCAAGTAACTTTGGTCCGTGGCCCAATGGCTTTATAGGCGAGCAGCCATACCAACTCAAAGCGCGTTCTCAAACGGTTGGTAACATCACAATTTTGCAAGGGCCAGGAGAATGTGTTCCTTGTCGTAAGGCAGGATGTGATGATCATGTCAATAGTCATAGTGAATGTCTTGACCAACTAGAACCTACCCAAGTCATTGAAGCACTTCAACGCATCACGCAGAAGTAA
- a CDS encoding GlcG/HbpS family heme-binding protein yields MLATKPYLTQADVQKILDAANQHAAKNNFAVTIAVCDDGGHVMGLIRRDGCAPVSSYIAQEKARTAAMGKRESRVYEEIINNGRTSFLSAPHISGMLEGGVNIDVNGFTIGAVGVSGVKSTEDAETAKAGIAAIL; encoded by the coding sequence ATGTTAGCGACTAAACCTTATTTAACTCAAGCAGATGTGCAAAAGATTTTGGACGCTGCAAATCAGCATGCGGCTAAAAATAATTTTGCAGTCACGATCGCTGTCTGTGATGATGGTGGTCACGTTATGGGTTTAATTCGTCGCGATGGTTGTGCGCCTGTCTCTTCTTATATTGCTCAAGAGAAGGCACGCACTGCCGCCATGGGTAAACGCGAGAGCCGTGTTTACGAAGAAATTATTAATAACGGACGTACCTCCTTCTTATCTGCCCCCCATATTTCAGGCATGTTAGAAGGTGGTGTCAATATCGATGTAAATGGTTTTACCATCGGCGCAGTCGGCGTTTCCGGCGTTAAATCAACTGAGGATGCCGAAACTGCAAAAGCCGGCATTGCAGCTATTCTGTAA
- a CDS encoding pyridoxal-phosphate-dependent aminotransferase family protein, with protein MLKLDNHLSGRHFLHIPGPSPVPSRVLRSISYQTIDHRGPEFGVFGLQVLEGIKKIFQTKQPVMIYSASGTGSWEGALVNVLNPGDHVLFYETGHFANLWRTLGQRLGLNVEVVGKPGQDTWRWGVDAAVIEERLMKDTQHAIKAVCVVHNETSTGVTSNIAAVRKAIDAANHPALLIVDSVSGLGSADYRHDDWGVDVTVSGSQKGLMLPPGIGFNALSARAIEVSKTNKSFKSYWAWDEILESNKTGYWPTTPSTNLMYGLHEAMDMMMTEGLETIFARHQRLAAACRHAVDAWGLENQSQDQDCCSPVLTCIKVPEGMDADKLRKHALEKFNLSLGTGLGKIKGKAFRIGHLGDCNELSLMAALSGVEMSLGAMGYKPKASGVVAAQEFLK; from the coding sequence ATGCTAAAACTAGATAACCACCTTTCTGGACGTCATTTCTTACACATTCCTGGCCCTAGTCCAGTGCCATCCCGGGTGCTGCGCTCCATCAGCTACCAAACCATTGATCACCGTGGTCCAGAATTTGGTGTGTTTGGTCTTCAGGTTTTAGAGGGCATTAAGAAGATTTTTCAGACTAAACAACCCGTCATGATTTATTCGGCATCAGGCACAGGCTCTTGGGAAGGTGCTTTAGTGAATGTATTAAATCCTGGTGATCATGTCCTCTTTTATGAAACTGGCCATTTTGCGAATTTGTGGCGTACCTTAGGTCAACGTCTTGGTTTAAATGTAGAGGTTGTTGGTAAGCCTGGTCAAGACACCTGGCGTTGGGGTGTTGACGCAGCGGTAATCGAAGAGCGTTTAATGAAAGATACACAGCACGCCATTAAAGCAGTTTGTGTTGTGCATAACGAAACTTCTACCGGGGTGACCTCTAATATCGCTGCAGTACGTAAAGCAATTGATGCTGCCAATCATCCTGCCTTATTAATCGTGGATAGCGTGTCTGGCTTGGGTTCAGCGGATTATCGCCATGATGACTGGGGTGTAGATGTCACTGTTTCTGGCTCGCAAAAAGGTTTGATGCTCCCCCCCGGGATTGGCTTTAATGCACTCTCTGCACGTGCTATTGAAGTGAGTAAAACGAACAAATCATTTAAATCGTATTGGGCTTGGGATGAAATTTTAGAATCTAATAAAACAGGTTACTGGCCAACTACACCCAGTACTAATTTGATGTACGGCTTGCATGAAGCGATGGATATGATGATGACAGAAGGCCTAGAAACAATCTTCGCCCGCCATCAACGTTTGGCAGCAGCCTGTCGTCATGCAGTCGATGCTTGGGGTCTTGAGAATCAAAGTCAAGATCAGGACTGCTGCTCACCCGTATTGACCTGCATCAAGGTGCCCGAAGGGATGGATGCCGATAAGTTACGTAAACATGCCTTAGAGAAGTTCAATCTCTCTTTGGGTACTGGTTTAGGCAAAATTAAAGGGAAAGCCTTCCGTATTGGCCATTTGGGCGATTGCAATGAGCTGAGCTTGATGGCGGCCTTGAGCGGGGTGGAAATGAGCCTAGGGGCTATGGGCTACAAACCTAAGGCTAGTGGGGTGGTTGCAGCGCAGGAGTTTCTGAAATAA
- a CDS encoding DEAD/DEAH box helicase, with translation MINTVPEINTPTEAADSAAPQATITFADFGLDPQIQKAVLEQGYTIPTPIQAQAIPHVLAGRDLMGAAQTGTGKTAAFVLPIIQQILRHASSSSSPARHPIRALVLTPTRELAVQVSENAASYSRHTHLRSAVVYGGVDMKEQVATLRGGVEILIATPGRLLDHLGSKVANLSQVEILVLDEADRMLDMGFLPDLQRIIDLIPAARQTLLFSATFSPEIKRLAQSYLRTPVTVEVARQNAAADTVKQVVHMVSSADKQRAIIKVLEARTRQGLSRQCIIFTNSRLGCAKLARALERDGIKAGAIHGDKSQGERTLTLDAFKSGAIEALVATDVAARGLDIPSMPCVINHELPYNAEDFIHRIGRTGRAGSKGDAIALVDDSEKRLLDDIEKLMKRKLDVMPLPAISIPSSSQSSSQSQRSSSPKQHADPFFYQPYEAAATPKTGSADSVNGSSVEKKVGITPAKSAVGALLGGLKKK, from the coding sequence TTGATCAATACTGTTCCTGAAATAAATACCCCCACGGAGGCAGCAGACTCTGCAGCCCCCCAAGCAACCATCACCTTCGCTGACTTTGGTTTAGACCCACAGATTCAGAAAGCGGTCTTAGAGCAGGGTTACACCATACCCACCCCGATACAAGCACAAGCGATTCCCCACGTTCTGGCTGGGCGTGATTTGATGGGTGCTGCCCAAACGGGTACTGGTAAGACGGCCGCATTTGTACTGCCGATTATTCAGCAGATTTTGCGTCACGCTAGCAGTAGCTCTTCTCCTGCGCGCCACCCGATTCGTGCTTTAGTACTCACGCCCACCCGAGAATTAGCAGTTCAAGTCTCTGAAAATGCTGCGAGTTATTCTCGTCACACACATCTTCGGTCTGCGGTTGTCTATGGTGGCGTGGATATGAAAGAACAGGTTGCAACATTGCGTGGTGGCGTAGAAATTTTGATTGCTACCCCAGGACGTTTGCTTGATCACTTGGGTTCAAAAGTAGCCAATCTCTCTCAAGTAGAAATTCTCGTTTTAGATGAAGCAGATCGCATGCTCGATATGGGCTTCTTGCCAGATCTTCAGCGCATCATTGACCTCATTCCAGCAGCGCGACAAACCCTGTTATTTTCAGCAACCTTCTCACCTGAGATCAAGAGGCTCGCACAAAGTTATTTGCGTACGCCGGTGACTGTTGAAGTGGCACGGCAAAATGCTGCGGCAGATACTGTTAAGCAAGTAGTGCATATGGTGTCGAGTGCGGACAAGCAGCGCGCGATTATCAAAGTATTAGAAGCTCGTACCCGTCAAGGTTTATCACGTCAGTGCATCATTTTTACCAATAGCCGCTTGGGCTGCGCTAAATTAGCACGAGCCTTAGAGCGCGATGGCATTAAGGCTGGCGCTATTCATGGCGATAAAAGCCAAGGTGAGCGTACCTTGACACTCGATGCATTCAAATCAGGGGCCATTGAAGCTTTAGTCGCTACCGATGTTGCGGCACGCGGCTTAGATATTCCGTCAATGCCTTGTGTGATTAATCACGAGCTACCCTATAACGCGGAAGATTTTATTCACCGCATTGGCCGTACTGGTCGCGCTGGTAGCAAAGGCGATGCTATTGCTTTAGTAGACGATAGTGAAAAGCGTTTGTTAGATGATATTGAAAAGTTGATGAAGCGCAAGTTAGATGTCATGCCTTTACCAGCTATCTCCATCCCGAGTTCGAGTCAAAGTTCGAGCCAAAGTCAGCGTTCATCTTCCCCTAAGCAACATGCAGACCCCTTTTTCTATCAGCCTTATGAGGCAGCAGCAACACCGAAGACGGGCAGCGCTGATTCCGTGAATGGATCGTCAGTAGAGAAAAAAGTAGGCATTACGCCTGCTAAGTCGGCTGTCGGCGCTTTACTCGGCGGCCTTAAGAAAAAATAG